A genomic segment from Bosea sp. OAE506 encodes:
- a CDS encoding cupin domain-containing protein, which translates to MGLQRLRLDDCEVLVKTGIRSRQILWPKNAPGAQATITHVTMEPGSISRRHTHPTSEQTWIVEQGEGVLLLENGRTEKLAAGDVVRTPAGETHGVENTGSVPLVYLAVTTPPQDFTGAYSSTQPASGS; encoded by the coding sequence ATGGGGTTACAGCGGCTACGTTTGGACGATTGCGAGGTCTTGGTGAAGACAGGCATTCGATCAAGGCAGATTCTATGGCCCAAAAATGCGCCGGGTGCTCAAGCGACCATAACGCACGTCACGATGGAGCCCGGCTCAATTTCGCGCCGACACACCCATCCAACGTCAGAGCAGACTTGGATTGTCGAGCAAGGCGAAGGCGTTCTTCTGCTCGAAAATGGCAGAACCGAAAAGTTGGCCGCAGGGGATGTCGTTCGCACTCCTGCTGGGGAAACCCATGGAGTGGAGAACACAGGTTCGGTGCCACTGGTCTACCTTGCAGTTACGACACCACCCCAAGATTTTACGGGCGCGTATAGCTCGACGCAGCCTGCAAGCGGCAGCTAA